Genomic DNA from uncultured Acetobacterium sp.:
TACCAGCAATATTAAATCCTTACCCAGTATTATTTTCAAGTTCCCAAATTTATCACTTTGGAGTGGAAAATACCAGTTTAAATTGCTGTTTGACACAAATATTTCCTCTGTTTTTTTAAAAAACGATTCGTTAATTGCTATTTTTTATTTATCACGATATTTTTTATCAATTACCTTGAAAATCAGGCCATTTAAATGTACAATATGAGCCATATCATTGTGTTTTCTTGCCCGTAGGCATCATCATTATTCGTTCATTGTTAAAATAAAAAGAGATCGTTAATCAGTACATAAAGGAGGTGGACATTTTGTATTCAAATAAAAGCTGGTACTCCCATATTATTGTTTATTTATGGATTGCCGTTGGGGTCTCTTCCATTGTGACACTAATTAACCTTAACTTCTCCCAGTTAGATCCCCTGACCTTCCTGTTGGAACGGTTTTTGTTGCCCCTCCTGCTAGAGATTACGATTATCCTGATTCTTAAACAGCTCATCCGAACCCACAATAATGTTACCCCCTATTATATTGTATTCGGAACACTAACGATCGTATCAATTTTAATGATGGTTCATTATCCGGTTATCTTTATTATGCTCCCACTATTTTTTATGCCAGTGTTGATTTCCATTTTTTTTATCGATCAGCGACTGATCCATTTTACTTTTATTCTGACCCTGACCGTATTTATTATTATGAAATTTTTGTTTCCGCCTTTAACGGTCATGACCGCGATTGAATTTACTACTTTTTTAGCTATTCTTACCTGTACCTATTTGCTGGCCCGGGAATTAACTAAACGCTTTTCGGGGGTATATAGTGATATGGTTCTTTCCGTGGAAAAAGAAAAAGAACTGCTGTATCGCAACATCTATATGGAAAAGCTAACAAAAATGGATTTAGCGACTAATTTATACAACCATAAAACCTTTCATGAATATCTGGAAGAACTGGTGACCCAGTGCAAAAGCCAGCCTTTTGATTTATCCCTGGGGTTAATGGATCTGGATCTTTTCAAAGGAATTAATGACCGCCAGGGCCATTGTAACGGGGATGTGGTGATCTCCACCGCTGCGACCATTATTCTGGATAACCTGGAAGCTAATGATTTTGCCGCCCGCTATGGTGGTGAAGAATTTGCGGTGATCTTTACTGAAAAATCACCAGATGCCTGTCTAGAAATTTTGGAGAAGATCAGACGGGATCTGGAAACCGCGGTTTTTGAAACCATGCCTGAAGAGGTGGTTACCATGAGTATTGGCTTTACACCTTTTACCCCGATGATGAGTAAAACCGACTTATTTGAAG
This window encodes:
- a CDS encoding GGDEF domain-containing protein; amino-acid sequence: MYSNKSWYSHIIVYLWIAVGVSSIVTLINLNFSQLDPLTFLLERFLLPLLLEITIILILKQLIRTHNNVTPYYIVFGTLTIVSILMMVHYPVIFIMLPLFFMPVLISIFFIDQRLIHFTFILTLTVFIIMKFLFPPLTVMTAIEFTTFLAILTCTYLLARELTKRFSGVYSDMVLSVEKEKELLYRNIYMEKLTKMDLATNLYNHKTFHEYLEELVTQCKSQPFDLSLGLMDLDLFKGINDRQGHCNGDVVISTAATIILDNLEANDFAARYGGEEFAVIFTEKSPDACLEILEKIRRDLETAVFETMPEEVVTMSIGFTPFTPMMSKTDLFEAADASLYAAKENGRNQIQCAS